A stretch of the Carcharodon carcharias isolate sCarCar2 chromosome 28, sCarCar2.pri, whole genome shotgun sequence genome encodes the following:
- the mcu gene encoding calcium uniporter protein, mitochondrial isoform X3 has product MVCQRFPVWYSQRVLYCSSSLVTSNDVNVVYQNGLPVLSLNLPSRRERCQFTLRPISDSVGVFLKQLQAEDKGIDRVAIYTPDGIRIAASTGIDILLLDDFNLVINDVTHHVQPPKRESLTHEDAATMNDVKILVQKLFTTLHIEEHQLHKERELQRRVEELNAQIEPLEKVKLELARRAEKRSGWVLWGGMAFMATQFGILARLTWWEYSWDIMEPVTYFITYGSAMAMYAYFVVTRQEYIYPDAKDRQYLHFFHRGARKTKFDIEKYNQLKGAIAQAELDLKRLRDPLQLHLPIRPVSDQE; this is encoded by the exons ATGTAAATGTTGTTTACCAGAACGGGTTACCCGTGCTCTCCTTGAACCTACCATCGCGGCGAGAGCGTTGCCAGTTCACCCTCCGGCCCATCTCCGACTCGGTAGGCGTCTTCCTAAAGCAGCTGCAGGCAGAGGATAAAGGCATCGATCGAGTCGCCATCTACACCCCAG atgGAATTCGAATAGCTGCATCAACAGGAATCGACATTCTGCTTCTAGATGACTTCAACTTGGTGATAAATGATGTAACGCACCATGTGCAGCCACCAAAGAGAG AGAGCCTGACTCACGAAGATGCAGCGACGATGAATGACGTCAAGATCCTTGTCCAGAAGCTCTTCACCACCTTGCACATTGAGGAGCATCAACTGCATAAGGAGCGGGAACTACAGAGACGAGTGGAGGAGCTCAACGCCCAGATTGAACCACTTGAAAAA GTCAAGTTGGAATTAGCCAGGAGAGCAGAGAAGAGGTCGGGCTGGGTGCTGTGGGGAGGGATGGCCTTCATGGCCACACAGTTTGGAATCTTGGCCCGGCTCACTTGGTGGGAATATTCCTGGGATATAATGGAGCCCGTCACCTATTTCATCACTTATGGCAGCGCAATGGCTATGTATGCCTATTTTGTAGTCACACGGCAG GAGTACATTTACCCTGATGCCAAAGACAGGCAATATCTGCATTTCTTTCACAGAGGAGCCCGAAAGACGAAATTTGATATCGAAAAATACAACCAGCTCAAAGGTGCAATTGCtcag GCCGAGTTGGACTTGAAACGTCTCCGGGATCCGCTCCAGCTCCACCTCCCCATTCGGCCAGTCAGCGACCAGGAGTGA